In Serratia marcescens subsp. marcescens ATCC 13880, a single genomic region encodes these proteins:
- a CDS encoding LysR substrate-binding domain-containing protein, whose product MMTLRQIRHFIAVAETGSISAGAQAVFVSQSSLTLAIQQLETEIGVRLFDRHAKGMTLTHQGHQFLRQSYLILATVDNAKRSLQIGTESLTGKLTIGVTSLVAGYFLVELLTRFKSAYPNVTVQVVEDERPYIEHLLVSGEIDIGVLILSNIEDRDALQTEVLMHSPYRLWLPPLHPLLEHESISLADVAKQPLIQLNADEMDVHARRIWARAGLKPEIAMKTASTEAVRSLVAAGMGVSIQPDMAYRAWSLEGNMIEARKLDDLLEPLDIGLAWRRGSARPELVTPFLTIARENGSKHAAGLKHSI is encoded by the coding sequence ATGATGACGTTACGCCAAATCCGCCACTTCATCGCCGTGGCGGAAACCGGGTCGATCTCCGCCGGCGCCCAGGCGGTGTTTGTCTCCCAGTCTTCGCTGACGCTCGCTATCCAGCAGCTGGAAACCGAGATCGGCGTGCGGCTGTTCGATCGCCACGCCAAGGGCATGACGCTGACCCATCAGGGGCACCAATTTTTGCGCCAGTCGTATCTGATCCTGGCGACGGTGGACAACGCCAAGCGCAGCCTGCAGATCGGTACCGAAAGCCTGACCGGCAAGCTGACTATCGGCGTCACCAGCCTGGTGGCCGGTTATTTCCTGGTGGAGTTGCTCACGCGCTTTAAATCGGCTTATCCCAACGTCACCGTGCAGGTGGTTGAAGACGAACGTCCGTACATCGAGCATCTGCTGGTCAGCGGCGAGATCGATATCGGCGTGCTGATCTTGTCGAATATCGAAGACCGCGACGCGTTGCAGACCGAGGTGCTGATGCACTCGCCGTATCGTCTGTGGCTGCCGCCGCTGCACCCGCTGCTGGAGCACGAGAGCATCAGCCTGGCGGACGTGGCCAAACAGCCGCTGATCCAGCTCAACGCCGATGAAATGGACGTGCACGCGCGGCGCATCTGGGCGCGCGCCGGGCTGAAGCCGGAGATCGCCATGAAGACCGCCTCGACCGAGGCGGTGCGCAGCCTGGTGGCGGCGGGGATGGGCGTCTCCATCCAACCGGACATGGCGTACCGCGCCTGGTCGCTGGAGGGCAACATGATCGAGGCGCGCAAGCTGGACGATTTGCTGGAGCCGCTGGATATCGGGTTGGCATGGCGGCGCGGTAGCGCGCGGCCGGAGCTGGTGACGCCGTTCCTCACCATCGCGCGTGAGAACGGCAGCAAACACGCCGCCGGGCTTAAGCATTCGATTTAA
- the glnB gene encoding nitrogen regulatory protein P-II, translated as MKKIDAIIKPFKLDDVREALAEVGITGMTVTEVKGFGRQKGHTELYRGAEYMVDFLPKVKIEIVVADDIVDTCVETIMQTAQTGKIGDGKIFVFDVARVVRIRTGEQDEEAI; from the coding sequence ATGAAAAAGATCGACGCGATTATCAAGCCGTTCAAACTGGATGACGTCCGCGAAGCGCTGGCCGAAGTGGGCATCACCGGCATGACGGTCACCGAAGTGAAAGGCTTCGGCCGCCAGAAGGGCCACACCGAGCTGTACCGCGGCGCCGAATACATGGTCGACTTTCTGCCTAAGGTGAAGATCGAGATTGTGGTTGCCGACGACATCGTCGACACCTGCGTGGAAACCATCATGCAGACGGCGCAGACCGGCAAGATCGGCGACGGCAAAATCTTCGTCTTCGACGTGGCGCGCGTGGTGCGCATCCGTACCGGCGAGCAGGACGAAGAAGCGATCTGA
- a CDS encoding NAD+ synthase, translating into MSRSLSIALAQLNLLVGDIEGNTERMLQIVQEQQKAGADLVMFSELALSGYPPEDLLYRNDFYERCDAQLLRLQQASAETAILVGHPWREGDKLYNALSLFAEGRLLTRYFKQQLPNYGVFDEKRYFHAGNDTCVVELKGYRLGLLICEDLWFPEPIDAAKAAGAEIILSINASPYNREKPYIRKTLMAGHCQRTQLPLVYLNQVGGQDELIFDGCSKVFDAAGTMTHRLAAFDEQVTRLEFNELDVVPMADPAAELPQLAQVYQALVLAVRDYVTKNGFKGAVLGLSGGIDSALTLAIAVDALGKDKVQALMMPFRYTADISIADAKEEAEILGVEFDIVSIEPMFDAFMGQLSPMFAGTERDTTEENLQARCRGVVLMALSNKRRSIVLTTGNKSEMAVGYATLYGDMAGGFDVLKDVPKTLVFKLSEYRNTVSYVIPQRVIDRPPSAELAPDQVDQDSLPPYDILDAILEGYVERDKSVADLVAEGFDEAIVRKVIRLVDINEYKRRQAAVGPRITARNFGKDRRYPITSGFGRKNW; encoded by the coding sequence ATGAGCAGATCACTTTCCATCGCCCTGGCCCAGCTGAACCTGCTGGTCGGCGACATTGAAGGCAACACCGAACGCATGTTGCAAATCGTGCAGGAGCAGCAGAAGGCGGGAGCCGATCTGGTCATGTTCAGCGAACTGGCGCTGTCCGGCTACCCGCCGGAAGATCTGCTGTATCGCAATGATTTCTATGAGCGCTGTGATGCGCAGCTGCTGCGCCTGCAGCAGGCTTCCGCCGAGACGGCGATCCTGGTCGGCCACCCGTGGCGCGAAGGCGACAAGCTGTATAACGCGCTGTCGCTGTTCGCCGAAGGCCGCCTGTTGACCCGCTACTTCAAGCAGCAGCTGCCGAACTACGGCGTGTTCGATGAGAAGCGCTATTTCCACGCCGGCAACGACACCTGCGTGGTGGAGTTGAAAGGCTACCGTCTGGGGCTGCTGATTTGCGAAGATCTGTGGTTCCCTGAGCCGATCGACGCCGCCAAGGCGGCCGGCGCGGAGATTATCCTGTCGATCAATGCCTCGCCGTATAACCGCGAAAAACCGTATATCCGTAAAACGCTGATGGCCGGCCACTGCCAGCGCACCCAGCTGCCGCTGGTGTACCTCAATCAGGTCGGCGGCCAGGATGAGCTGATCTTCGACGGCTGCTCCAAGGTATTCGATGCCGCCGGCACCATGACCCACCGTCTGGCGGCCTTCGACGAGCAGGTGACTCGTCTGGAATTCAACGAGCTGGATGTGGTGCCGATGGCCGATCCGGCCGCCGAATTGCCGCAGCTGGCGCAGGTGTATCAGGCGCTGGTGCTGGCGGTGCGCGACTACGTGACCAAAAACGGCTTTAAAGGCGCGGTGCTGGGGCTGTCCGGCGGCATCGACTCGGCGCTGACGCTGGCGATCGCCGTGGATGCGTTGGGCAAAGACAAGGTGCAGGCGCTGATGATGCCATTCCGCTACACCGCGGATATCAGCATCGCCGACGCCAAGGAAGAGGCGGAAATCCTCGGCGTGGAGTTCGATATCGTCTCCATCGAACCGATGTTCGACGCCTTTATGGGCCAGCTGTCGCCGATGTTCGCCGGCACCGAGCGCGACACCACCGAAGAAAACCTGCAGGCGCGTTGCCGCGGGGTGGTGCTGATGGCGCTGTCCAACAAACGCCGCAGCATCGTGCTGACCACCGGCAACAAGAGCGAAATGGCGGTCGGTTACGCCACGCTGTACGGCGATATGGCCGGCGGTTTCGACGTGTTGAAAGACGTGCCGAAAACGCTGGTGTTCAAGCTGTCCGAATACCGTAACACCGTCTCCTACGTGATCCCGCAGCGGGTGATCGATCGTCCGCCGTCCGCCGAGCTGGCGCCGGATCAGGTCGATCAGGACAGCCTGCCGCCGTACGATATCCTGGATGCGATCCTGGAAGGCTACGTTGAGCGCGACAAGTCGGTCGCCGATCTGGTGGCCGAAGGGTTCGACGAAGCGATCGTGCGCAAGGTGATCCGCCTGGTGGACATCAACGAATACAAGCGGCGTCAGGCCGCCGTCGGGCCGCGCATCACCGCCCGTAACTTCGGCAAAGACCGCCGCTACCCCATCACATCCGGTTTTGGCCGCAAAAATTGGTAA
- the glrR gene encoding two-component system response regulator GlrR has protein sequence MTARKPANLLLVDDDPSLLKLLGMRLTSEGFHVTTAESGQEALRLLAREQIDLVISDLRMDEMDGMALFAEIQKHQPGMPVIILTAHGSIPDAVAATQQGVFSFLTKPVDRDALYKAIDEALALSASPAGDDAWREDIVTRSPLMLRLLEQVKMVAQSDVSVLINGQSGTGKEVVAQAIHAASPRASKAFIAINCGALPEQLLESELFGHAKGAFTGAVSSREGLFQAAAGGTLFLDEIGDMPLSLQVKLLRVLQERKVRPLGSNRDLDIDVRIISATHRDLQKAMAKNEFREDLYYRLNVVNLKIPALNERAEDIPLLANHLLREAAQRHKPFVRSFSTDAMKRLMTASWPGNVRQLVNVIEQCVALTSAPVISEALVEQALEGENTALPTFAEARNQFELHYLRKLLQITKGNVTQAARMAGRNRTEFYKLLSRHELDANDFKE, from the coding sequence ATGACCGCACGCAAACCGGCCAACCTGTTATTGGTTGACGACGATCCCAGCTTGCTGAAGCTGCTGGGCATGCGCCTGACCAGCGAAGGTTTTCACGTCACCACCGCCGAAAGCGGCCAGGAAGCGCTGCGCCTGCTGGCGCGCGAGCAGATCGATCTGGTGATCAGCGATCTGCGCATGGATGAGATGGACGGCATGGCGCTGTTCGCCGAGATCCAAAAACATCAGCCGGGCATGCCGGTGATCATTCTCACCGCGCACGGTTCGATTCCCGATGCGGTGGCCGCCACCCAGCAGGGGGTGTTCAGCTTTCTCACCAAACCGGTGGATCGCGATGCGCTGTACAAGGCCATCGACGAGGCGCTCGCGCTGTCGGCCAGCCCGGCCGGCGACGATGCCTGGCGGGAAGACATCGTCACCCGCAGCCCGTTGATGCTGCGCCTGCTGGAGCAGGTGAAAATGGTGGCGCAGTCAGACGTCAGCGTGTTGATCAACGGCCAGAGCGGCACCGGTAAAGAGGTGGTGGCGCAGGCGATCCACGCGGCCAGCCCGCGCGCCAGCAAGGCGTTCATCGCCATCAACTGCGGCGCGCTGCCGGAGCAACTGCTGGAGTCCGAACTGTTCGGCCATGCCAAGGGCGCCTTCACCGGCGCGGTCAGCAGCCGCGAAGGGCTGTTCCAGGCGGCGGCGGGCGGCACGCTGTTCCTCGACGAGATCGGCGATATGCCGCTGTCGCTGCAGGTGAAGCTGCTGCGCGTGCTGCAGGAACGCAAGGTGCGGCCGCTCGGCAGCAATCGCGATCTGGACATTGACGTGCGCATCATCTCCGCCACCCACCGCGATCTGCAAAAGGCGATGGCGAAGAACGAGTTTCGCGAGGATCTCTACTACCGCCTCAACGTGGTGAACCTGAAGATCCCGGCGCTCAACGAGCGCGCCGAAGATATCCCGCTGCTGGCCAATCACCTGTTGCGCGAAGCGGCGCAGCGGCACAAGCCGTTCGTGCGCAGCTTCTCGACCGACGCCATGAAGCGGCTGATGACCGCCAGTTGGCCGGGCAACGTGCGTCAGCTGGTCAACGTCATCGAGCAGTGCGTGGCGCTGACTTCGGCGCCGGTGATTAGCGAAGCGTTGGTTGAGCAGGCGCTGGAAGGGGAAAACACCGCGCTGCCGACTTTCGCCGAAGCGCGCAACCAGTTTGAGTTGCACTATCTGCGCAAACTGCTGCAGATCACCAAGGGCAACGTGACCCAGGCCGCGCGCATGGCGGGACGCAACCGCACCGAGTTTTACAAATTGCTGTCGCGCCACGAGCTGGACGCCAACGATTTTAAAGAATGA
- the qseG gene encoding two-component system QseEF-associated lipoprotein QseG yields the protein MYTWSKRLRLSQTERSPRATHRAPLGKRPISWLGAVFFMPLLLAGCVDRAVSGGLSAQQQEAIPDTKVIDYRTAACDTLWQLDDKDALDNALYWLRAMDCADRIGSTQARALAKTVPGDSWSGVFKQSILLGSAQPTSGERRQMIDRINSYRMEFPGSLRPLTQLWRQQQMLQITLFDEKARYQHLQESSDSQIDSLRQSQARLQSQLQDTSRKLENLTDIERQLSSRKQLQGEIPDNGAGSQKGDAAGKNGAAAKGAEPQDEPEKGTALPVEPEDTYTPHPANKESHAQ from the coding sequence ATGTACACATGGTCTAAGCGCCTTCGTCTTTCACAGACCGAACGTTCACCGCGTGCCACGCACAGAGCGCCGCTCGGCAAACGCCCGATCAGCTGGTTGGGCGCCGTTTTCTTTATGCCGCTGTTGCTGGCGGGCTGCGTCGATCGCGCCGTCAGCGGCGGCCTGAGCGCTCAGCAGCAAGAGGCGATCCCGGATACCAAGGTGATCGATTACCGCACCGCGGCTTGCGATACCCTGTGGCAGTTGGACGACAAGGATGCGCTGGATAACGCGCTCTACTGGCTGCGCGCGATGGACTGCGCCGATCGCATCGGCTCAACCCAGGCGCGCGCGCTGGCGAAAACGGTGCCTGGCGACAGCTGGTCCGGCGTTTTCAAACAGAGCATCCTGCTGGGGAGCGCACAGCCGACCTCCGGCGAACGCCGCCAGATGATCGACAGGATCAACAGCTACCGGATGGAGTTTCCCGGTTCGCTGCGTCCACTGACGCAGCTGTGGCGCCAGCAGCAGATGCTGCAGATCACGCTGTTCGATGAGAAAGCGCGTTATCAGCATCTGCAGGAGAGCAGCGACAGCCAGATCGATTCGCTGCGCCAGAGCCAGGCGCGCTTGCAATCGCAGCTGCAGGACACCTCGCGCAAGCTGGAAAACCTGACCGACATCGAGCGCCAGCTCTCATCGCGCAAGCAGTTGCAAGGGGAAATACCGGACAACGGCGCGGGCTCGCAAAAGGGCGACGCCGCCGGTAAAAACGGCGCGGCCGCCAAAGGGGCTGAGCCGCAGGACGAACCGGAAAAGGGCACTGCGCTGCCGGTTGAACCGGAAGACACCTATACGCCGCACCCCGCCAATAAGGAGTCCCACGCGCAATGA
- a CDS encoding sensor histidine kinase, whose amino-acid sequence MISLKKWRLFPRSLRQLVLLAFLLVLLPLLVLAYQAYQSLDHLSAQAADINRTTLVDARRSEAMTSVALEMERSYRQYCVLVDPTLQKLYQNQRKQYSQMLDAHAPILPDERYYQTLRQLLTQLAAIKCHNSGPDQEASALLESFSRSNAEMVQATRAVVFSRGQQLQQAIAERGQFFGWQALLLFLVSVLLVVLFTRMIIGPVKAVERMINRLGEGRALGSTASFKGPRELRSLAQRIIWLSERLAWLESQRHEFLRHISHELKTPLASMREGTELLADEVAGPLTSDQKEVVAILDNSSRHLQQLIEQLLDYNRKLADGPAEHENVELREMVDLVVAAHSLPARAKMISTEIALEAEICWAEPTLLMRVLDNLYSNAVHYGKESGNIWIRSRQVGQRVQIDVANTGTPIPEAERAMIFEPFFQGSHQRKGAVKGSGLGLSIAQDCIRRMRGELQLATVAGADVCFRIELPLTAENE is encoded by the coding sequence ATGATTTCGTTGAAAAAATGGCGTTTATTCCCCCGTTCGCTGCGGCAATTGGTGCTGCTGGCCTTCCTGTTGGTGCTGCTGCCGCTGTTGGTGCTGGCCTATCAAGCCTACCAGAGCCTGGATCACCTCAGCGCGCAGGCGGCGGACATTAACCGCACCACGCTGGTGGACGCGCGGCGCAGCGAGGCGATGACCAGCGTGGCGCTGGAGATGGAGCGCAGCTATCGTCAGTACTGCGTGCTGGTCGATCCTACGCTGCAGAAGCTGTACCAGAACCAGCGCAAACAGTATTCGCAGATGCTGGACGCCCATGCGCCGATTCTGCCGGACGAGCGCTACTACCAAACGCTGCGTCAGTTGTTGACCCAGCTGGCGGCGATCAAATGCCATAACAGCGGGCCGGACCAAGAGGCTTCGGCCTTGCTCGAATCGTTCTCCCGTTCCAACGCCGAAATGGTGCAGGCCACGCGCGCGGTGGTGTTCTCGCGCGGCCAGCAGCTGCAGCAAGCCATCGCCGAGCGCGGCCAGTTCTTCGGCTGGCAGGCGCTGCTGCTGTTCCTGGTCAGCGTGCTGCTGGTGGTGCTGTTTACCCGCATGATCATCGGGCCGGTCAAGGCCGTGGAACGGATGATCAACCGCCTGGGGGAGGGGCGTGCGCTGGGCAGCACCGCATCGTTCAAAGGGCCGCGCGAGCTGCGTTCGCTGGCGCAGCGCATCATTTGGCTGAGCGAGCGGTTGGCGTGGCTGGAATCGCAGCGCCACGAATTCTTGCGCCATATCTCGCACGAGTTGAAAACGCCGCTGGCCAGCATGCGCGAAGGCACCGAGCTGCTGGCCGACGAGGTGGCGGGGCCGCTGACTTCCGATCAGAAAGAGGTGGTGGCGATCCTCGACAACAGCAGTCGCCACCTGCAGCAGCTGATTGAACAGCTGCTGGATTACAACCGCAAACTGGCCGATGGCCCGGCGGAACACGAGAACGTCGAGCTGCGCGAGATGGTCGATTTGGTGGTCGCCGCGCACAGTTTGCCGGCGCGGGCGAAGATGATTTCCACCGAAATCGCGCTGGAGGCGGAAATCTGCTGGGCAGAGCCTACGCTATTAATGCGCGTGCTGGATAATCTCTACTCCAATGCGGTGCACTACGGCAAGGAATCCGGTAACATTTGGATCCGCAGCCGTCAGGTTGGGCAACGGGTGCAAATCGACGTCGCCAATACCGGCACGCCGATCCCCGAGGCTGAAAGAGCCATGATTTTCGAGCCTTTTTTCCAGGGTAGTCACCAGCGAAAAGGGGCGGTAAAAGGAAGCGGACTGGGGTTGAGCATCGCTCAGGACTGTATCCGTCGCATGCGCGGTGAGCTGCAACTGGCGACGGTCGCCGGTGCAGACGTCTGCTTCCGCATTGAACTGCCGTTAACCGCCGAGAATGAATAA
- the purL gene encoding phosphoribosylformylglycinamidine synthase: protein MEILRGSPALSAFRITKLLSRCQDAHLPVSDIYAEYVHFADVSAPLSAEEHAKLQRLLKYGPSLAEHAPEGRLLLVTPRPGTISPWSSKATDIAHNCGLQQVLRLERGLAFYVKAPELTETQWRQLAALLHDRMMETVFSELQQAEQLFAHHQPAPYQSVDVLGAGRTALEQANVRLGLALAQDEIDYLLNAFTGLGRNPTDIELYMFAQANSEHCRHKIFNADWIIDGEQQPKSLFKMIKNTYEQTPDYVLSAYKDNAAVMEGSQVGRFFAAPDNGTYDYHQEDAHILMKVETHNHPTAISPWPGAATGSGGEIRDEGATGRGAKPKAGLVGFSVSNLRIPGFEQPWEQDFGKPERIVTALDIMTEGPLGGAAFNNEFGRPALLGYFRTYEERVNSHNGVELRGYHKPIMLAGGIGNIRADHVQKGEITVGAKLVVLGGPAMNIGLGGGAASSMASGQSDADLDFASVQRDNPEMERRCQEVIDRCWQLGDQNPILFIHDVGAGGLSNAMPELVSDGGRGGRFELRDILNDEPGMSPLEVWCNESQERYVMAIAPAQMAQFDEICRRERAPYAVIGEATEEQHLTLNDRHFDNQPIDMPLDVLLGKTPKMTRDVTRLQAQGQAVQRENITLADAVKRVLHLPAVAEKTFLITIGDRTVTGMVARDQMVGPWQIPVADCAVTTASLDSYYGEAMSLGERAPVALLDFAASGRLAVGEALTNLAATEIGSLKRVKLSANWMAAAGHPGEDAGLYEAVKAVGEELCPALGITIPVGKDSMSMKTRWQEGNEQREMTSPLSLVITAFARVEDVRHTVTPQLRTDKGDSALLLIDLGNGHNALGATALAQVYRQLGDKPADVRNVAQLAGFFNAMQQLVADRALLAYHDRADGGLLVTLAEMAFAGHCGVEVNLDGLGDDALAVLFNEELGAVIQVSAERLDDVKRAFAQHGLTDNVHHIGSAQAGDRFVINQHGKALYSESRNTLRTWWAETTWQMQRLRDNPACADQEHQAKQDEQDPGLNVKLTFAPQEDIAAPYIAKGARPKVAVLREQGVNSHVEMAAAFHRAGFDAVDVHMSDLLAGRRDLQDFHTLVACGGFSYGDVLGAGEGWAKSILFNERVRDEFEAFFHRPQTLALGVCNGCQMMSNLRELIPGAEHWPRFVRNLSDRFEARFSLVEVAASPSLFMQGMTGSRMPIAVSHGEGHVEVRDAAHLAALESHGLVALRFVNNAGQVTEAYPANPNGSPNGITAVTSANGRATVMMPHPERVFRTVSNSWHPEEWGEDSPWMRMFRNARKQLG from the coding sequence ATGGAAATTCTGCGTGGTTCGCCCGCTTTATCGGCTTTTCGCATTACCAAACTGCTGTCCCGCTGCCAGGACGCTCACCTGCCCGTCAGTGATATCTACGCCGAGTACGTCCACTTTGCCGATGTCAGCGCACCGCTAAGTGCCGAAGAACACGCCAAGCTTCAGCGTCTGCTCAAGTACGGTCCTTCTCTCGCCGAACACGCTCCCGAAGGCCGGCTGCTGCTGGTTACGCCGCGCCCGGGCACCATTTCTCCCTGGTCTTCCAAAGCCACCGACATCGCCCACAACTGCGGTTTGCAGCAGGTGCTGCGGTTGGAGCGCGGCCTGGCGTTCTACGTCAAGGCGCCCGAGCTGACGGAAACCCAGTGGCGCCAACTCGCCGCGCTGTTGCACGATCGCATGATGGAAACCGTCTTCAGCGAGCTGCAACAGGCCGAACAGCTGTTCGCGCACCATCAGCCGGCGCCGTATCAGTCGGTCGACGTGCTGGGCGCAGGGCGCACCGCGCTGGAGCAGGCCAACGTCCGGCTCGGCCTGGCGCTGGCGCAGGACGAGATCGACTACCTGCTGAATGCCTTTACCGGTTTGGGGCGCAACCCGACGGATATCGAACTCTATATGTTCGCGCAGGCCAACTCCGAGCATTGCCGCCACAAGATTTTCAACGCCGACTGGATCATCGACGGCGAACAGCAGCCTAAATCGCTGTTCAAAATGATCAAGAACACCTATGAGCAGACGCCGGACTACGTGCTGTCGGCGTATAAAGATAACGCCGCCGTGATGGAAGGTTCGCAGGTCGGCCGCTTCTTCGCCGCGCCGGACAACGGCACGTACGATTACCATCAGGAAGACGCGCACATCCTGATGAAGGTGGAAACTCACAACCACCCGACGGCGATCTCGCCGTGGCCGGGCGCCGCGACCGGCTCCGGCGGCGAGATCCGCGACGAGGGGGCTACCGGCCGCGGCGCCAAGCCGAAGGCGGGCCTGGTGGGCTTCTCAGTATCCAACCTGCGCATTCCCGGCTTTGAACAGCCGTGGGAGCAGGACTTCGGCAAACCGGAACGCATCGTCACCGCGCTGGATATCATGACCGAAGGCCCGCTGGGCGGCGCGGCGTTCAACAACGAATTCGGCCGTCCGGCGCTGCTGGGCTACTTCCGCACCTATGAAGAGCGCGTCAACAGCCATAACGGCGTCGAGCTGCGCGGCTACCACAAACCGATCATGCTGGCGGGCGGCATCGGCAACATCCGCGCCGATCACGTCCAGAAAGGGGAAATCACCGTCGGCGCCAAGCTGGTAGTGCTGGGCGGCCCGGCGATGAATATCGGCCTGGGCGGCGGCGCGGCGTCATCGATGGCGTCAGGCCAGTCCGATGCCGATCTGGATTTCGCGTCGGTGCAGCGCGACAACCCGGAAATGGAACGCCGCTGTCAGGAAGTGATCGACCGCTGCTGGCAGCTGGGCGACCAGAACCCGATCCTGTTTATCCATGACGTCGGCGCCGGCGGCCTGTCCAACGCCATGCCGGAGCTGGTGAGCGACGGCGGCCGCGGCGGCCGCTTCGAGCTGCGCGATATCCTCAACGACGAGCCGGGCATGAGCCCGCTGGAAGTGTGGTGCAACGAATCGCAGGAACGTTACGTGATGGCGATCGCCCCGGCGCAGATGGCGCAGTTCGATGAGATCTGCCGCCGCGAGCGCGCGCCTTACGCGGTGATCGGCGAAGCGACCGAAGAACAGCACCTGACGCTGAACGACCGCCACTTCGACAACCAACCGATCGACATGCCGCTGGACGTGCTGCTCGGCAAGACGCCGAAGATGACCCGCGACGTGACCCGTCTGCAGGCGCAGGGCCAGGCGGTGCAGCGTGAGAATATCACGCTGGCCGACGCGGTGAAGCGCGTGCTGCATCTGCCGGCCGTCGCGGAGAAAACCTTCCTGATCACCATCGGCGACCGCACCGTCACCGGCATGGTGGCGCGCGACCAAATGGTCGGCCCGTGGCAGATCCCGGTGGCCGACTGCGCGGTCACCACCGCCAGCCTGGACAGTTATTACGGCGAGGCGATGTCGCTCGGCGAACGCGCGCCAGTGGCGCTGCTGGACTTCGCCGCTTCCGGCCGCCTGGCGGTCGGGGAAGCGCTGACCAACCTGGCCGCTACGGAAATCGGCAGCCTGAAGCGCGTGAAGCTGTCCGCCAACTGGATGGCCGCCGCCGGCCACCCGGGTGAAGACGCCGGCCTGTACGAGGCGGTAAAAGCGGTGGGTGAAGAACTGTGCCCGGCGCTGGGCATCACCATTCCGGTGGGTAAAGACTCCATGTCGATGAAAACCCGCTGGCAGGAAGGCAATGAACAGCGTGAAATGACCTCGCCGCTGTCGCTGGTCATCACCGCCTTCGCCCGTGTGGAAGACGTGCGCCATACCGTGACGCCGCAATTGCGCACCGATAAGGGCGACAGCGCGCTGCTGTTGATCGACCTGGGCAACGGGCATAACGCGCTGGGCGCCACCGCGCTGGCGCAGGTTTATCGCCAACTGGGCGACAAACCGGCCGACGTGCGCAACGTCGCGCAGCTGGCGGGCTTCTTCAACGCCATGCAGCAGTTGGTGGCCGATCGCGCGCTGCTGGCTTACCACGATCGCGCCGACGGCGGCCTGCTGGTGACGCTGGCGGAAATGGCCTTCGCCGGTCACTGCGGCGTAGAGGTTAACCTCGATGGCCTCGGTGACGATGCGCTGGCGGTGCTGTTCAACGAAGAGTTGGGCGCAGTGATCCAGGTGAGCGCCGAACGTCTTGACGACGTGAAGCGGGCGTTCGCGCAGCACGGGCTGACCGACAACGTGCATCACATCGGCAGCGCGCAGGCCGGCGATCGTTTCGTCATCAACCAACATGGCAAGGCGCTGTACAGCGAAAGCCGCAATACGCTGCGCACCTGGTGGGCGGAAACCACCTGGCAGATGCAGCGTCTGCGCGACAACCCGGCGTGCGCCGATCAGGAACATCAGGCCAAGCAGGATGAACAAGATCCCGGCCTGAACGTGAAACTGACCTTTGCGCCGCAGGAAGACATCGCCGCGCCGTACATCGCCAAGGGCGCTCGCCCGAAAGTGGCGGTGCTGCGCGAGCAGGGGGTGAACTCCCACGTTGAAATGGCGGCGGCGTTCCACCGCGCCGGCTTTGACGCGGTGGACGTGCACATGAGCGATCTGCTGGCAGGGCGCCGCGATCTGCAGGACTTCCACACGCTGGTGGCCTGCGGCGGCTTCTCCTACGGCGACGTACTGGGCGCCGGCGAAGGCTGGGCGAAGTCTATCCTGTTCAACGAGCGGGTGCGTGACGAGTTCGAGGCGTTCTTCCACCGTCCGCAGACGCTGGCGCTGGGCGTATGCAACGGCTGCCAGATGATGTCCAACCTGCGCGAGCTGATCCCGGGCGCCGAACACTGGCCGCGCTTCGTGCGTAACCTGTCGGATCGCTTCGAGGCGCGCTTCAGCCTGGTGGAAGTGGCGGCCAGCCCGTCGTTGTTCATGCAAGGTATGACCGGTTCGCGCATGCCGATCGCCGTTTCCCACGGTGAAGGGCACGTCGAAGTGCGCGATGCGGCGCATCTGGCGGCGCTGGAAAGCCATGGCCTGGTGGCGCTGCGTTTCGTCAATAACGCCGGTCAGGTCACGGAGGCTTACCCGGCTAACCCGAACGGTTCGCCGAACGGCATTACCGCCGTGACCAGCGCCAACGGGCGCGCCACGGTGATGATGCCGCACCCGGAACGCGTGTTCCGCACCGTCAGCAACTCCTGGCACCCGGAAGAGTGGGGCGAGGACAGCCCGTGGATGCGCATGTTCCGCAACGCCCGTAAGCAACTGGGTTAA